One window from the genome of Rhodopseudomonas sp. P2A-2r encodes:
- a CDS encoding ABC transporter substrate-binding protein: MTITRRTFSIGASAALLGPVAAPFIRTAGAAEPAIRIGVVNSMSGGLAAYAQEGQPAFEYIIKKINAEGGIKSKGGAKIELVMADDTSQPARTAAEARRLITEEKIQLLTGTILSAQMLALTPVIDEAKMPTLSVWAGGAQSNYMFTLGYPYDRGYAQSMHDFVISLRDDSKFPIKTAVMGYSNYEAGQQSNKFLVEKLKKSGIEIIGEAALDIRAQDQTAAMIRIRSLKPDVVVGLVTPRDGILLHQARYNLNYHGSIFCGGTGGYSDLSLWKDLGPEIGKAVLTRNLFGMTGFSEGAKIPSMQAIVKELRDVAKLDKIGQGAIQYAQAARVLQQALENAKSLQPDDLLSALKNVNIPYGDPNLYVSKPQGLQFAEDRLLKDGSAMFIQWTPEQQQQVVFPKEFAQVAPRPKS, encoded by the coding sequence ATGACCATCACCCGCCGCACATTTAGCATTGGCGCATCCGCCGCGCTGCTCGGGCCGGTTGCGGCGCCGTTCATTCGCACGGCGGGCGCGGCCGAGCCGGCGATCCGCATCGGCGTGGTCAATTCCATGAGCGGCGGTCTGGCCGCCTATGCCCAGGAAGGCCAGCCGGCCTTCGAATACATCATCAAGAAGATCAACGCCGAAGGCGGCATCAAGAGCAAGGGCGGCGCGAAGATCGAGCTGGTGATGGCCGACGACACCAGCCAGCCGGCGCGCACCGCCGCCGAGGCACGCCGGCTGATCACCGAAGAGAAGATCCAGCTGCTCACCGGCACCATCCTCAGCGCGCAGATGCTCGCGCTCACGCCGGTCATCGACGAAGCGAAAATGCCGACGCTGTCGGTCTGGGCCGGCGGCGCGCAGTCGAACTACATGTTCACGCTGGGCTATCCCTACGACCGCGGCTACGCGCAATCGATGCATGACTTCGTCATCTCGCTGCGCGACGACAGCAAATTCCCGATCAAGACCGCGGTGATGGGCTATTCCAACTACGAAGCCGGTCAGCAGTCCAACAAGTTCCTGGTGGAGAAGCTGAAGAAGAGCGGCATCGAGATCATCGGCGAGGCCGCGCTCGACATTCGCGCCCAGGACCAGACTGCGGCGATGATCCGCATCCGCTCGCTGAAGCCCGACGTGGTCGTCGGTCTCGTCACGCCGCGGGATGGCATCCTCCTGCATCAGGCGCGCTACAACCTCAACTATCACGGCAGCATCTTCTGCGGCGGCACCGGCGGCTATTCCGACCTGTCGCTGTGGAAGGATCTCGGCCCCGAAATCGGCAAGGCCGTGCTGACCCGCAACCTGTTCGGCATGACCGGCTTCAGCGAAGGCGCCAAGATTCCGTCGATGCAGGCCATCGTCAAGGAATTGCGCGACGTCGCCAAGCTGGACAAGATCGGCCAGGGCGCCATCCAATATGCCCAGGCCGCCCGCGTGCTGCAGCAGGCGCTGGAGAATGCCAAATCGCTGCAGCCCGACGATCTGCTGTCGGCGCTGAAGAACGTCAATATCCCCTATGGCGATCCCAACCTCTACGTCTCCAAGCCGCAGGGCTTGCAGTTCGCCGAGGATCGTCTGCTCAAGGACGGATCGGCGATGTTCATCCAGTGGACGCCCGAGCAGCAGCAGCAGGTCGTGTTCCCCAAGGAATTCGCCCAGGTGGCGCCGCGGCCCAAATCCTAG
- a CDS encoding molybdopterin oxidoreductase family protein, whose translation MNSVAKIDIRHSTCPHDCPSACALDIEVIDGSAIGRVRGSKQQTYTAGVICAKVARYAERIHHPDRLMHPMRRTGPKGSGQFARISWDEALDEIAGRFDAAERDFGAQSVWPYYYAGTMGLVMRDGINRLSHVKKYSRFYSTICSTIARVGFAAGTGKVAGVDPREMAKSDLVVIWGTNPVSTQVNVMTHATRARKERGAKIAAIDIYDNDTMKQADIKIILRPGTDGAFACGVMHVLFRDGHADRVYLADYTDCPAELEAHLASRTPEWASSICGVPVADIEAFARAVGETPRTFFRLGYGFTRSRNGAAQMHAALCIPAVTGAWQHEGGGAFFNNFSIWHFDESVIEGRDAMDRTTRLLDQSKIGRILTGDPAALKHGPPVKAMLIQNTNPMVVAPEQALVRQGFARDDLFVAVHEQFMTETAAMADIVMPATMFMEHDDMYYGGGHQHISVGAKLIDAPAECRSNHEVIVALAARLGAQHPGFAMTPRQLIDKTLADSGHGGIDALEKELWRDIQPDFRASHCLDGFAHPDGKFHFKADWAAVPLNNDGMMGDWQKLPGLPDHCAVIEEADEVHPFRLATSPSRSYLNTSFNETPSSQAREGAPSVMIHPEDAAGLSIADGDFVTLGNTRGETTLTAKLFGGLQRGVLIAESVHPNRSHKGGHGINMLTGATAVAPYGGAAFHDNKVWVKKAAS comes from the coding sequence ATGAATTCTGTAGCCAAGATCGACATCCGCCATTCCACCTGCCCGCACGATTGTCCCTCTGCCTGCGCGCTCGACATCGAGGTCATCGACGGCTCGGCGATCGGCCGGGTGCGCGGCTCGAAACAGCAGACCTACACCGCCGGCGTCATCTGCGCGAAGGTCGCGCGCTACGCCGAACGGATCCATCATCCGGACCGGCTGATGCATCCGATGCGCCGCACCGGCCCGAAGGGGTCCGGACAATTCGCACGCATCTCGTGGGACGAGGCGCTGGACGAAATCGCCGGCCGGTTCGATGCGGCCGAGCGCGACTTCGGCGCGCAATCGGTGTGGCCCTATTACTATGCCGGCACCATGGGTCTGGTGATGCGCGACGGCATCAACCGGCTGTCGCATGTGAAGAAGTATTCGCGCTTCTACAGCACGATCTGCTCGACCATCGCGCGTGTCGGCTTCGCCGCCGGCACGGGCAAGGTCGCCGGCGTCGATCCGCGCGAGATGGCCAAATCCGACCTGGTGGTGATCTGGGGCACCAACCCGGTGTCGACCCAGGTCAATGTGATGACGCATGCGACGCGGGCGCGGAAGGAACGCGGGGCGAAGATCGCGGCGATCGACATCTACGACAACGACACCATGAAGCAGGCCGACATCAAGATCATCCTGCGGCCGGGCACCGATGGCGCCTTTGCCTGCGGCGTCATGCATGTGCTGTTTCGCGACGGCCATGCCGATCGCGTCTATCTTGCCGACTACACCGATTGCCCTGCCGAGCTGGAGGCGCACCTCGCCAGCCGCACGCCGGAATGGGCCTCGTCCATCTGCGGCGTCCCGGTCGCCGACATCGAGGCCTTCGCGCGCGCCGTCGGCGAGACGCCGCGGACCTTCTTCCGGCTCGGCTACGGTTTCACCCGCAGCCGCAACGGAGCGGCGCAGATGCATGCGGCGCTGTGCATCCCGGCAGTGACCGGCGCGTGGCAGCACGAAGGCGGCGGCGCCTTCTTCAACAATTTCTCGATCTGGCATTTCGATGAATCGGTGATCGAGGGCCGCGATGCGATGGACAGGACTACGCGGCTGCTCGACCAGTCCAAGATCGGGCGCATCCTGACCGGCGATCCCGCGGCGCTGAAGCACGGGCCGCCGGTGAAGGCGATGCTGATCCAGAACACCAACCCGATGGTGGTGGCGCCGGAACAGGCGCTGGTGCGGCAGGGGTTTGCGCGCGACGACCTGTTCGTCGCGGTGCATGAGCAATTCATGACCGAGACCGCCGCTATGGCCGACATCGTGATGCCGGCCACCATGTTCATGGAACATGACGATATGTATTACGGCGGCGGCCACCAGCATATCTCCGTCGGCGCAAAGCTGATCGATGCGCCCGCCGAATGCCGCAGCAATCACGAGGTGATTGTGGCGCTGGCCGCGCGGCTCGGCGCGCAGCATCCGGGCTTCGCGATGACGCCGCGCCAACTGATCGACAAGACCCTGGCGGACAGCGGCCATGGCGGTATCGATGCGCTGGAAAAGGAGCTGTGGCGCGACATCCAGCCGGATTTTCGCGCGTCACATTGTCTCGATGGCTTCGCGCATCCCGACGGCAAGTTTCACTTTAAGGCCGACTGGGCTGCGGTGCCGCTCAACAATGACGGCATGATGGGCGACTGGCAGAAGCTTCCGGGCCTGCCCGACCACTGCGCCGTCATCGAGGAGGCCGACGAGGTACATCCGTTCCGTCTCGCCACCAGCCCGTCCCGCAGCTATCTCAATACCAGCTTCAACGAGACCCCGTCATCGCAGGCGCGCGAGGGCGCGCCGAGCGTGATGATCCATCCCGAAGATGCTGCAGGATTGTCGATCGCCGATGGCGATTTCGTCACCCTCGGCAATACTCGCGGCGAGACCACGCTGACGGCAAAGCTTTTCGGCGGACTGCAACGCGGCGTGCTGATCGCCGAGTCGGTACATCCGAACCGTTCGCACAAGGGCGGCCACGGTATCAACATGCTGACCGGTGCCACAGCCGTGGCGCCGTATGGCGGCGCGGCCTTCCACGACAACAAGGTGTGGGTGAAAAAGGCGGCGTCCTGA
- a CDS encoding ABC transporter ATP-binding protein: protein MAFLEIADVTKKFGGLVAVNAISFSVEKGEIVGIIGPNGAGKTTLFGVISGFMAPTSGDVRFDGASITGVSPDRLVRRGLMRSFQIVQSFADMTTLDVVTTAALTRRPMREAVDYAAETLQRVGLGGKELMTPLTLSLQDKKLLELAKCIATDPRCILLDEVMAGLTMAETAAPIAIIEELNRQGVTIVMVEHVMPVIMRLARRMVVINFGEKIAEGTPDEIIRDQRVIDAYFGDHIDA from the coding sequence GTGGCATTTCTTGAAATCGCTGATGTCACCAAGAAGTTCGGCGGGCTGGTCGCGGTCAACGCGATCAGCTTCTCGGTCGAGAAGGGCGAGATCGTCGGCATCATCGGCCCCAACGGCGCCGGCAAGACCACGCTGTTCGGCGTCATCTCCGGCTTCATGGCGCCGACCAGCGGCGACGTGCGGTTCGACGGCGCCAGCATCACCGGCGTGTCGCCGGACCGTCTGGTGCGCCGCGGGCTGATGCGCAGTTTCCAGATCGTGCAGAGCTTTGCCGACATGACGACGCTCGACGTGGTGACGACGGCGGCGCTGACGCGCCGGCCGATGCGCGAGGCCGTGGACTACGCGGCCGAGACGCTGCAGCGCGTCGGACTCGGCGGCAAGGAACTGATGACGCCGCTGACCCTGTCGCTGCAGGACAAGAAGCTGCTCGAGCTGGCGAAGTGCATCGCCACCGATCCACGCTGCATCCTGCTCGACGAGGTGATGGCCGGCCTGACCATGGCCGAGACCGCGGCGCCGATCGCCATCATCGAGGAGTTGAACCGGCAGGGCGTCACCATCGTGATGGTCGAGCATGTGATGCCGGTGATCATGCGGCTGGCGCGACGCATGGTGGTGATCAATTTCGGCGAGAAGATCGCCGAGGGCACGCCCGACGAGATCATTAGGGATCAGCGCGTGATCGATGCCTATTTCGGGGATCACATCGATGCTTGA
- a CDS encoding Na+/H+ antiporter, whose amino-acid sequence MTAVSRFELILLLMAVILLLDLVARRFNLPRAAALILGGIGFALIPGTPDIELDPDLVLVLFLPPLLMSSAWFTSWRDFRADIRIILQLAVGAVFFTTLVVGVVTHLVMPSLPWAACFALGAIVSPPDSVAAKAVLSKLPLPPRVIVLLEGESLVNDASGLVLFRFAVAAALTGSFSIGEASLTFVWLAAGGIAAGIACAVISIFAVKRLRDTDLIIIWTFLNAWISYIAAEKLGVSGVLSTVTCGIILGWKQHEIIDAATRTRALSVWGVMVFALESLVFILIGLSLRGVLTRLSDNGDTLMSLLPATAAIVAAVIVARFVWIFPGTYLPRLMSPALRARDPYPPLAVPFIMSWAGLRGVVSLAVALSLPEGFPGRDFILAVTFVVILVTVLVQGTTLAPLVRLVLRGDFTAQHRSTLTEEQTRARVATAQLAAVEVQSLNPDGSHRHPRLFEQYSYRVRAATRFSEEKDTLAPHRIDHYNAVLAANAAGRAELLRLHRSGEIHDDVLHAIERELDLEEVNVRRFV is encoded by the coding sequence ATGACCGCCGTCTCGCGCTTCGAACTGATCCTTCTGCTGATGGCCGTCATCCTATTGCTGGACCTCGTGGCCCGGCGCTTCAACCTGCCGCGGGCGGCGGCGCTGATTCTGGGCGGCATCGGCTTCGCGCTGATCCCGGGCACGCCGGATATCGAACTCGATCCCGATCTGGTGCTGGTCCTGTTCCTGCCGCCGCTGCTGATGTCCAGCGCCTGGTTCACCTCGTGGCGGGATTTTCGCGCCGACATTCGCATCATCCTGCAGCTCGCTGTCGGCGCGGTGTTCTTCACCACGCTGGTGGTCGGCGTGGTGACCCATCTGGTGATGCCGTCGCTGCCATGGGCGGCGTGCTTTGCGCTGGGTGCCATCGTGTCGCCGCCGGACTCCGTCGCCGCCAAGGCGGTGCTGTCGAAGCTGCCGCTGCCGCCGCGCGTCATCGTGCTGCTCGAGGGCGAGAGCCTGGTCAACGATGCCTCCGGCCTGGTGCTGTTTCGCTTTGCGGTCGCCGCGGCGCTGACCGGAAGCTTCAGCATCGGCGAAGCCAGCCTGACCTTCGTCTGGCTGGCTGCGGGCGGCATCGCCGCCGGCATCGCTTGCGCCGTCATCAGCATCTTCGCCGTGAAGCGGCTGCGCGACACCGACCTGATCATCATCTGGACCTTTCTCAACGCCTGGATCTCCTACATCGCGGCGGAAAAGCTCGGGGTTTCAGGCGTGCTCTCCACCGTCACCTGCGGCATTATCCTCGGCTGGAAGCAGCACGAGATCATCGATGCCGCCACGCGCACGCGGGCGCTCTCGGTGTGGGGCGTGATGGTATTCGCGCTGGAATCGCTGGTGTTCATCCTGATCGGCCTGTCGCTCAGGGGCGTGCTGACGCGGCTGAGCGACAACGGCGACACCCTGATGAGCCTGTTGCCGGCCACCGCGGCGATCGTCGCCGCGGTGATCGTGGCGCGCTTCGTCTGGATCTTTCCCGGTACCTACCTGCCGCGGCTGATGTCGCCGGCGCTGCGGGCGCGGGATCCCTATCCGCCGCTGGCGGTGCCGTTCATCATGAGCTGGGCCGGGTTGCGCGGGGTCGTCAGTCTCGCCGTGGCGCTGTCGCTGCCGGAAGGCTTTCCCGGCCGCGATTTCATTCTCGCCGTGACCTTCGTCGTGATCCTGGTCACCGTGCTGGTGCAGGGCACCACTTTGGCGCCGCTGGTGCGGCTGGTGTTACGCGGCGATTTCACGGCACAGCACCGCTCGACGCTGACGGAGGAGCAGACGCGCGCCCGCGTCGCCACCGCACAGCTGGCTGCAGTGGAGGTGCAATCGCTCAATCCCGACGGCAGCCATCGCCATCCCCGGCTGTTCGAACAGTATTCCTACCGCGTCCGCGCGGCGACACGGTTCAGCGAGGAGAAGGACACGCTCGCGCCGCATCGCATCGATCACTACAACGCCGTGCTGGCCGCCAATGCCGCCGGCCGCGCCGAACTGCTGCGGCTGCATCGCAGCGGCGAGATCCATGACGACGTGCTGCATGCCATCGAGCGGGAACTCGATCTCGAAGAGGTCAACGTGCGTCGCTTCGTGTGA
- a CDS encoding branched-chain amino acid ABC transporter permease, translating to MVPFVLPSYYVHILTLSLVYVALASSWNIVGGMAGQISLAHSLFIGTGAMLSTALLLKLGVNMWLGLLISAAISGVLGALIAWIDFRFQLGHLSFVLITLAFAEMGSIVVEGSEFFGGASGLLLPKDTGNFLAFQFGGGSGAFWMMLALAAICVLVSVAILNAPLGYYLRTIRDNEKAAQAIGVDILRYKITAMVISAVLASVVGTAYARYLTFADPYLLVSPVITIEIVLFATVGGLGRAYGPALGALLLVPLGEVLRGKLGSTLPGLHYFIYGIVVIAVILITPRGLLPLCEKMWARLRRAA from the coding sequence ATGGTGCCGTTCGTGCTGCCGAGCTATTACGTCCACATTCTCACGCTGTCGCTGGTCTATGTGGCGCTGGCCTCGTCGTGGAATATCGTCGGCGGCATGGCCGGGCAGATCTCGCTGGCGCACAGCCTGTTCATCGGCACCGGCGCCATGCTGTCGACCGCGCTGCTGCTCAAGCTCGGCGTCAACATGTGGCTGGGCCTGCTGATTTCGGCGGCGATCTCGGGCGTGCTCGGCGCGCTGATTGCCTGGATCGATTTCCGCTTCCAGCTCGGCCACCTCTCCTTCGTGCTGATCACCCTGGCCTTCGCGGAAATGGGCAGCATCGTGGTCGAGGGCTCGGAATTCTTCGGCGGCGCCTCGGGCCTGCTGCTGCCGAAGGACACCGGCAATTTCCTCGCCTTCCAGTTCGGCGGCGGCTCCGGTGCGTTCTGGATGATGCTGGCGCTGGCGGCGATCTGCGTGCTGGTCAGCGTCGCCATCCTCAATGCGCCGCTCGGCTATTATCTGCGCACCATCCGCGACAACGAGAAGGCCGCGCAGGCCATCGGCGTCGACATACTCCGCTACAAGATCACGGCCATGGTGATTTCCGCCGTGCTGGCGTCGGTGGTCGGCACCGCCTATGCGCGCTACCTCACCTTCGCCGATCCCTATCTGCTGGTGTCGCCGGTGATCACCATCGAGATCGTGCTGTTCGCCACCGTCGGCGGCCTCGGCCGCGCCTATGGTCCCGCACTGGGTGCGCTGCTGCTGGTGCCGCTCGGCGAGGTGCTGCGCGGCAAGCTCGGCAGCACCCTGCCGGGCCTGCATTATTTCATCTACGGGATCGTGGTGATCGCGGTGATCCTGATCACGCCGCGTGGCTTGCTGCCATTGTGCGAGAAAATGTGGGCGCGCCTCCGGCGCGCGGCATAG
- a CDS encoding glucose 1-dehydrogenase, with translation MRLQGKSAIVTGGASGFGAEIARAYVREGASVVILDLNDEGARKVASEIGAGAVAIGGDVTSKADIAACVKLAISRFGKLDIVVNNAGWTFRNKPLLEVTEEEFDRTFAINVKSIFLMTNAVVPIMRQQKSGRIINIGSTAGVRPRPGLTWYNASKGAVNLMSKSMAVELAPDGIRVNCIAPVIGETALLESFMGVPDTPENRAKFVSTIPLGRMSRPSDIASACVYLGSEEAEFLTGVILPVDGGRTI, from the coding sequence ATGAGACTGCAGGGAAAATCCGCCATCGTCACCGGCGGCGCGTCTGGATTCGGCGCCGAGATCGCCCGCGCCTATGTCCGCGAGGGCGCCAGCGTCGTCATTCTCGACCTCAATGACGAGGGCGCCCGAAAGGTCGCTTCCGAGATCGGTGCCGGAGCGGTGGCGATCGGCGGCGATGTCACCAGCAAGGCCGACATCGCAGCCTGCGTGAAGCTGGCGATCAGCCGGTTCGGCAAGCTCGACATCGTAGTCAACAATGCCGGCTGGACGTTTCGCAACAAGCCGCTGCTTGAGGTGACCGAGGAGGAATTCGACCGCACCTTCGCCATCAACGTCAAGTCGATCTTCCTGATGACCAATGCGGTGGTGCCGATCATGCGGCAGCAGAAGAGCGGCCGCATCATCAACATCGGCTCGACCGCCGGCGTACGGCCGCGGCCGGGCCTGACCTGGTACAATGCCAGCAAGGGCGCGGTGAACCTGATGTCCAAGTCGATGGCGGTGGAACTGGCGCCCGACGGCATCCGCGTCAACTGCATCGCGCCGGTAATCGGCGAAACCGCGCTGCTGGAATCCTTCATGGGCGTGCCCGATACGCCCGAGAACCGCGCCAAATTCGTCTCGACGATTCCGCTCGGCCGGATGTCGCGTCCATCGGACATCGCCAGTGCCTGCGTCTACCTCGGCAGCGAGGAGGCCGAGTTTCTGACCGGCGTGATCCTGCCGGTCGATGGCGGCCGCACCATTTGA
- a CDS encoding gamma-glutamyltransferase family protein, with translation MIETPHARRGMVTSPHHLASQAGLQILKDGGTAVEAAIAVAAALAVVYPHMTGIGGDGFWLIAEPGKPPVSIDACGRSGAAVDLAYYAKHGCTVIPNRGPLAANTVAGTVSGWQKSLDATRHWQAPLTREQLLETAIAYAEDGIVVTRSQAELTAAKAPELAGQPNFAATFMPGGQAPKEGDLLRLPALAQTLKRLAADGFDTFYKGKLADDIAADLAATGAPITAADLQRHSASERPPLSTRLHHACLYNMAPPTQGLSSLMILALFDRLGVTAGEGFDHIHGLVEATKQAFIVRDEHVGDPDHMTADPASFLDSALLDRLAARIDRNHALPWPHVAKPGDTIWLGVIDGQGRSVSFIQSVYFEFGSGVVLPQTGICWQNRGSSFRLAEGGWNALKPNRKPFHTLNPAMAIFDDGRRMVYGTMGGEGQPQTQSAVFSRYGLFGMPLQQAVSAPRWLLGKTWGDASVTLKLEDRFAPELVAQLKAAGHEVEVLEGYSSTMGHAGAIVLHPNGVLDGATDPRSDGAVAAW, from the coding sequence ATGATTGAAACACCGCATGCCCGCCGCGGCATGGTCACCTCGCCGCATCACCTTGCTTCGCAAGCAGGCCTGCAGATCCTCAAGGACGGCGGCACCGCCGTCGAAGCGGCGATTGCCGTGGCCGCCGCGCTGGCCGTGGTCTATCCGCACATGACCGGCATCGGCGGCGACGGCTTCTGGCTGATCGCCGAGCCCGGCAAGCCGCCGGTGTCCATCGACGCCTGCGGCCGCTCCGGCGCCGCGGTCGACCTCGCTTATTACGCCAAGCACGGCTGCACGGTCATTCCGAACCGCGGCCCGCTGGCCGCCAATACCGTCGCCGGCACGGTCTCCGGCTGGCAGAAATCCCTCGACGCCACGCGCCACTGGCAGGCGCCGCTGACGCGCGAGCAGCTGCTGGAAACCGCGATTGCCTATGCCGAGGACGGCATCGTCGTCACCCGCAGCCAGGCCGAACTGACTGCCGCCAAGGCGCCCGAACTGGCGGGCCAGCCCAATTTCGCCGCGACTTTCATGCCGGGCGGACAGGCGCCGAAGGAAGGCGACCTGCTGCGGCTGCCGGCGCTGGCGCAGACCCTGAAGCGTCTGGCGGCCGACGGCTTCGACACCTTTTACAAGGGCAAGCTCGCCGACGATATCGCAGCCGACCTCGCCGCGACCGGTGCGCCGATCACCGCAGCCGACCTGCAGCGCCACAGCGCCAGCGAACGGCCGCCGCTGTCGACTCGGCTGCATCATGCCTGCCTCTACAACATGGCGCCGCCGACCCAGGGACTGTCGTCGCTGATGATTCTCGCGCTGTTCGACCGCCTCGGCGTCACCGCGGGCGAAGGCTTCGATCACATCCACGGTCTGGTCGAGGCCACCAAGCAGGCCTTCATCGTGCGCGACGAGCACGTCGGCGATCCCGACCACATGACCGCCGATCCCGCATCCTTCCTCGACAGCGCGCTGCTCGACAGACTGGCCGCCAGGATCGATCGCAATCACGCGCTGCCGTGGCCCCATGTGGCCAAGCCCGGCGATACGATCTGGCTCGGCGTCATCGACGGCCAGGGCCGTTCGGTCTCCTTCATCCAGTCGGTGTATTTCGAATTCGGCTCCGGCGTCGTGCTGCCGCAGACCGGCATCTGCTGGCAGAACCGCGGCTCGTCATTCCGGCTGGCCGAGGGCGGCTGGAATGCGCTGAAGCCCAACCGCAAACCGTTCCACACCCTCAACCCGGCGATGGCGATCTTCGACGACGGAAGGCGGATGGTCTACGGCACCATGGGCGGCGAAGGCCAGCCGCAGACCCAGTCGGCGGTGTTCTCGCGCTACGGCCTGTTCGGCATGCCGCTGCAGCAGGCGGTGTCGGCGCCGCGCTGGCTGCTCGGCAAGACCTGGGGCGACGCCAGCGTCACGCTGAAACTGGAAGACCGTTTTGCGCCGGAGCTGGTTGCGCAATTGAAGGCCGCCGGCCACGAGGTCGAGGTGCTCGAGGGCTATTCCAGCACCATGGGCCACGCCGGCGCCATCGTCCTGCATCCCAACGGCGTGCTCGACGGCGCCACCGACCCGCGCTCCGATGGCGCGGTGGCGGCGTGGTGA
- a CDS encoding ABC transporter ATP-binding protein — translation MLEIDHLVAGYGGVAVLHDISATIGAGEIVGLLGANNAGKTTLINALSGTVKPMSGRIRFQGKDISKMTPQARVEAGIVQVPEGRLVFPDMTIRENLLLGGINARARKGRPQQMDRVLGLFPRLKERLTQHAGSLSGGEQQMLAIGRGLMAEAKLLMLDEPSLGLSPLFVQYIFEIIDRLHAEGLTILLVEQNLNLTLRHAKRCYVLERGQVAVEGEADLVRNDPRTRSAYLGL, via the coding sequence ATGCTTGAGATCGATCACCTGGTCGCAGGCTATGGCGGCGTCGCGGTGCTGCACGATATTTCCGCCACGATTGGCGCCGGCGAGATCGTCGGCCTGCTCGGCGCCAACAATGCTGGCAAGACCACGCTGATCAACGCGCTGTCCGGCACGGTCAAACCGATGTCCGGCCGCATCCGCTTTCAGGGCAAGGACATCTCGAAGATGACGCCGCAGGCCCGCGTCGAGGCCGGCATCGTCCAGGTGCCGGAAGGCCGGCTGGTGTTCCCCGACATGACGATCCGGGAAAACCTCCTGCTCGGCGGCATCAATGCGCGCGCGCGAAAAGGCCGGCCGCAGCAGATGGACAGGGTGCTCGGCCTGTTTCCGCGGCTCAAGGAGCGGCTGACGCAGCATGCCGGCTCGCTGTCCGGCGGCGAGCAGCAGATGCTGGCGATCGGGCGCGGGCTGATGGCCGAGGCCAAGCTCCTGATGCTCGATGAGCCCTCGCTCGGCCTGTCGCCTCTGTTCGTGCAGTACATCTTCGAGATCATCGACAGGCTGCACGCCGAGGGCCTGACCATCCTGCTGGTCGAGCAGAACCTGAACCTGACATTGCGCCATGCGAAGCGCTGCTACGTGCTGGAGCGCGGACAGGTGGCGGTCGAAGGCGAGGCCGACCTCGTCCGCAACGATCCGCGCACCCGCAGCGCCTATCTCGGACTGTGA
- a CDS encoding branched-chain amino acid ABC transporter permease, producing the protein MTELYQALAQGLLIGSTYGLLALGMGLVYGVSGVVNFSHGDFISLGMFMCLALYSAFSLDPYVSVIITVPVMTAIGALVYLYLIRPMVGHQFLMVVQLTLGLSLVLQNGILMVFGGQPARTPSVVESKLFILGDVVLRVPHIIAFAISFVLAIGLYIMLRSTDFGRSIRAVHQNAHAAALMGIDVGRVQVLTFALGIGILALAAALLLPGTPIQPTQGLRYTVITLLVVVLGGMTNFVGIMLGGLIIGIAEAFGTIYLDGPLGLLMPYIIFVAIMLFRPQGLTWKSQR; encoded by the coding sequence GTGACTGAGCTCTATCAGGCGCTGGCGCAGGGCCTTCTGATCGGCAGCACCTACGGTCTGCTGGCGCTCGGCATGGGCCTCGTCTATGGCGTGTCGGGCGTGGTCAATTTTTCCCACGGCGATTTCATCTCGCTGGGCATGTTCATGTGCCTGGCGCTGTATTCCGCCTTCTCGCTCGATCCCTACGTGTCGGTGATCATCACCGTGCCCGTGATGACCGCGATCGGCGCGCTGGTCTATCTCTACCTGATCCGGCCGATGGTCGGGCACCAGTTCCTGATGGTGGTGCAGCTGACCTTGGGCCTGAGCCTGGTGCTGCAGAACGGCATCCTGATGGTGTTCGGCGGCCAGCCCGCGCGCACGCCGTCGGTCGTGGAATCCAAGCTGTTCATCCTCGGCGACGTGGTGCTGCGCGTGCCGCACATCATCGCCTTCGCGATTTCCTTCGTGCTAGCCATCGGGCTCTACATCATGCTGCGCTCCACCGATTTCGGCCGCTCGATCCGCGCCGTGCACCAGAACGCCCATGCGGCGGCGCTGATGGGCATCGACGTCGGCCGCGTCCAGGTGCTGACCTTCGCGCTCGGCATCGGCATCCTCGCATTGGCCGCGGCGCTGCTGCTGCCGGGAACGCCGATCCAGCCGACGCAGGGACTGCGCTACACGGTGATCACGCTGCTGGTCGTGGTGCTTGGCGGCATGACCAATTTCGTCGGCATCATGCTGGGCGGGCTGATCATCGGCATCGCCGAGGCCTTCGGCACCATCTATCTGGACGGCCCGCTGGGATTGCTGATGCCCTACATTATCTTCGTCGCGATCATGCTGTTCCGGCCGCAAGGCCTGACCTGGAAGTCGCAGCGATGA